The nucleotide sequence TTAACTCCGTTCGCCACTCACCTCACGCTCAAGTACACTCTTCGGATGGGATCTAACGCCATGTTTCAATCCGCGTTCAAAGATTCAGAGACCGGAAAAGTAAGCAACCGTGGCCGTTTGCTTTCCGGATTCGGCGCCGGAGTTCTTGAAGCCCTCGCCATTGTTACACCCTTTGAGGTATAAAAagctctccttttttttttttgttgccttttGCTTAACTTTACAGGACAAAAAACAACTCTGACGAAATCACAtgtcttaaatattttattagcaCTTTagaatttgttaaattatagtTTAATCATAGTTAGTTACTTTTGTCCAGAGAGATTTTTAGTACAATTGAAAATTGTAGATTAAAACCAGACTCTCTCTGTTCATCAATACATTAGTCtatcttttgaaattgttttaaTTCAGATCTGTCTGATACTAAACAGTAAGTAGAAGCATTTCTAGTCTctgtcttgttcttgttgtggTTAGAGGGATAAGGTTTGATACTGAAATGGTTTAAAGGAGTTTTTGCATCTCATATGATTCCTTTACCTGAGAGTAAAACACTGTTTGAGTTCTCTGTTCTTGCTTTGTCTTGAAATCTCTCCAGGTGGTGAAAATTAGACTTCAGCAACAGAAAGGATTAAGTCCTGAGCTATTCAAGTACAAAGGACCTATACATTGTGCTCGAACCATCGTGAGAGAAGAAAGCATATTGGGGTTATGGTCAGGTGCAGCACCGACGGTTATGCGAAACGGTACCAACCAAGCTGTAATGTTCACAGCGAAAAACGCGTTTGATGTACTCTTGTGGAACAAACATGAAGGCGATGGTAAAGTCTTGCAGCCATGGCAGTCAATGATCTCAGGGTTTTTAGCTGGAACAGCTGGTCCGTTCTGCACAGGACCATTTGATGTGGTCAAAACTAGGTT is from Camelina sativa cultivar DH55 chromosome 20, Cs, whole genome shotgun sequence and encodes:
- the LOC104768330 gene encoding mitochondrial succinate-fumarate transporter 1-like; the protein is MAAAATMTERRKQIPAYMKAVSGSLGGVVEACCLQPIDVIKTRLQLDRVGAYKGITHCGSTVVRTEGVRALWKGLTPFATHLTLKYTLRMGSNAMFQSAFKDSETGKVSNRGRLLSGFGAGVLEALAIVTPFEVVKIRLQQQKGLSPELFKYKGPIHCARTIVREESILGLWSGAAPTVMRNGTNQAVMFTAKNAFDVLLWNKHEGDGKVLQPWQSMISGFLAGTAGPFCTGPFDVVKTRLMAQTRDGEGGVRYKGMVHAIRTIYAEEGLVALWRGLLPRLMRIPPGQAIMWAVADQVTGLYEMRYLQNAPL